A window from Chloroflexota bacterium encodes these proteins:
- the xylB gene encoding xylulokinase, producing MKYVLGIDIGTTGAKALLVSETGNITASATVNYPLLTPRPKWTEQAPLIWWEATVSAIRTCLEKGRSVTNSKIEVVAIGLTGQMHGSVFLDNHGKVLRPAILWNDQRTESQCREITETVGFNKLIELTFNRALTGFTAPKILWLRQNEPEIYARVSNVLLPKDYIRYRMTGAFATEVSDASGTLLFNVADRRWSEEMLKALDIPRGWLPDCFESPEINSYISKESSKTLGLIKGTPVVGGGGDQAAGAVGNGIVREGLASCVIGTSGVIFWHVDKPAFDPLGRLHSFCHAVPGKWHLMGVTLSAGGALRWFRDALCHDEIREAKLKGMSPYEIIDQKAASVPAGSEGLVFLPYLAGERTPYADANARGAFLGLSLRHTKAHMARAVLEGVTMSLKDCLELGRELGVSTTKIYLSGGGAKSVYWQQLAADIFETEVVRIGVDEGPAYGASILAAVGVGLFKSVEEACANLIHTVDSKSPDSTKSQIYRYLYALYQPLPRTLKDFFDRDAAFVEGTLK from the coding sequence ATGAAATATGTTCTGGGAATAGACATCGGCACCACAGGGGCAAAAGCTCTCCTTGTCTCTGAGACTGGTAATATAACTGCATCTGCCACTGTAAATTATCCCCTGCTTACTCCCAGGCCGAAATGGACAGAGCAAGCCCCACTAATATGGTGGGAGGCGACCGTTTCCGCAATCCGTACCTGCTTGGAGAAAGGACGCTCGGTCACCAATTCAAAAATCGAAGTGGTTGCCATCGGGCTTACCGGGCAGATGCACGGTTCGGTGTTCTTAGACAATCACGGCAAAGTGCTCCGCCCAGCAATACTATGGAACGACCAGCGTACCGAGTCCCAATGCCGCGAAATCACCGAGACCGTCGGTTTCAATAAATTGATTGAATTAACATTTAATAGAGCCTTGACTGGATTCACAGCCCCTAAGATACTATGGTTACGCCAGAACGAGCCAGAAATCTATGCACGCGTTTCTAATGTGCTGCTGCCAAAAGACTACATAAGATACAGAATGACTGGTGCGTTTGCCACGGAGGTCTCGGATGCATCGGGAACACTTCTCTTCAATGTAGCCGACCGAAGGTGGTCTGAGGAGATGTTAAAGGCATTGGATATACCCCGAGGATGGCTCCCCGACTGTTTCGAGTCACCGGAGATAAACAGCTACATAAGTAAAGAATCATCTAAGACTCTGGGATTAATCAAGGGGACGCCGGTTGTTGGCGGCGGTGGTGACCAGGCAGCAGGTGCTGTTGGTAATGGAATCGTTCGGGAAGGGCTGGCATCATGCGTAATCGGCACAAGCGGGGTTATATTCTGGCATGTAGACAAGCCAGCCTTTGACCCATTGGGGCGACTCCATTCGTTCTGCCACGCTGTGCCCGGCAAGTGGCACCTGATGGGCGTCACACTTTCCGCAGGAGGCGCATTACGCTGGTTCCGCGATGCGCTCTGCCATGACGAAATCAGAGAGGCAAAACTTAAGGGGATGAGTCCTTACGAAATTATCGACCAGAAAGCTGCCAGCGTGCCGGCCGGCTCAGAAGGTCTTGTCTTTCTGCCATACCTCGCCGGCGAGAGGACTCCTTACGCTGATGCCAACGCTCGGGGTGCGTTCCTCGGTCTCTCCCTCAGACACACGAAAGCGCACATGGCAAGGGCAGTCCTGGAAGGGGTTACCATGAGCCTAAAAGACTGCCTCGAACTGGGACGAGAACTCGGGGTCAGTACCACAAAAATCTATCTCTCAGGCGGCGGGGCGAAGAGTGTCTACTGGCAACAGCTAGCAGCAGATATCTTCGAAACTGAAGTGGTTCGAATAGGCGTTGATGAAGGCCCAGCTTATGGCGCCTCAATCTTGGCTGCTGTTGGGGTCGGTTTATTTAAATCCGTTGAAGAGGCCTGTGCTAACCTCATCCACACCGTTGATTCAAAGTCCCCTGATTCCACAAAGTCGCAGATATACCGCTACCTCTATGCGCTCTACCAGCCTCTTCCTAGAACTCTGAAAGACTTTTTCGACCGCGATGCTGCCTTTGTCGAAGGAACGCTTAAGTAA
- a CDS encoding beta-glucosidase produces MELYRDSSKSIDTRTKDLISKMTLDEKIAQLGGIWSFEILEAGEFSPKMAVSLIKNGIGQISRPGVGTALPPGKIAAFTNEVQKFLIEKTRLGIPALIHEECLNGFMAKEATIFPQIIGIASTWDPELVERMTAIIKTQMRAVGVHQGLSPVLDVARDPRWGRVEETFGEDPCLIARMGTAYVKGLQGDDLTKGVIATLKHFVGYGLPEGGLNWAPAHIPPRMLREVYLYPFKEAIKKGKALSVMNAYHELDGIPCGASHELLTGILREEWGFEGIVVSDYFAIDNLQSYHKIAPDKANAARLALTAGIDIELPKYNYYAQPLKEHVEKGLVSEELIDQAVSRVLSLKFMMGLFENPYVDPKGITRIFDTSNHRELALEAARKSLILLKNEGNILPLSKDIKTIAVIGPNADSQRNLLGDYTYAAHIGIMAMTANVLGSPLPEADTKPDQVTVPVGTMLEGIKSRVTAKTKVLYAKGCEVSGTSRDGFEEAIKAARQADVAVVVVGGKSGLTPDCTCGEMRDSAELRLPGVQDDLVRTIYETGTPIVLILADGRPLALGWIIEKIPAIIEAWLPGEEGGNAIADVLFGDYNPSGKLPISFPEKVGQVPAYYGHKPSGARSQLWGNYIDASTSPIFEFGYGMSYTTFEFSNLRIEPKQVSPTGEISIKVDVKNTGTRVGEEVVQLYTNDVVASITRPVKELKGFKRIALEPNESKTVEFELPVESLSFYNKDMQFIVELGVFTVGVGRSSKDILLLGEFEVVA; encoded by the coding sequence ATGGAACTCTATCGTGATTCCTCCAAAAGCATTGATACCAGAACCAAAGACCTTATTTCCAAAATGACGCTCGATGAGAAGATAGCACAACTCGGTGGTATCTGGAGCTTCGAGATATTAGAGGCCGGGGAATTCTCTCCAAAAATGGCAGTATCACTTATCAAAAATGGCATCGGGCAGATATCCAGACCTGGAGTAGGCACCGCTTTGCCACCCGGGAAAATAGCGGCTTTCACAAATGAAGTTCAAAAATTCCTAATCGAGAAAACCAGACTTGGCATACCAGCCCTAATCCACGAGGAATGCCTGAACGGTTTTATGGCAAAAGAGGCAACTATATTTCCTCAGATAATTGGCATAGCTAGCACATGGGATCCAGAGTTGGTCGAAAGGATGACGGCCATAATCAAAACTCAAATGAGAGCCGTCGGGGTGCATCAGGGGCTTAGCCCCGTTTTAGATGTTGCCAGAGATCCGAGATGGGGAAGAGTTGAAGAAACCTTCGGAGAGGACCCTTGCCTTATAGCAAGGATGGGAACAGCATACGTAAAAGGACTTCAGGGTGATGATTTAACAAAGGGTGTCATCGCCACTTTAAAACATTTCGTCGGCTACGGATTGCCAGAGGGCGGATTGAACTGGGCACCTGCCCATATACCACCAAGAATGCTCAGGGAGGTCTACTTATATCCATTCAAAGAAGCTATCAAAAAGGGTAAGGCTTTGTCAGTCATGAATGCCTACCATGAGCTTGACGGTATCCCATGTGGTGCATCCCATGAGCTACTCACAGGCATTTTGCGTGAAGAGTGGGGATTTGAGGGGATTGTAGTTTCCGATTACTTTGCTATTGACAATTTGCAGAGCTATCATAAGATAGCTCCTGACAAAGCAAATGCCGCCAGGCTGGCTCTTACAGCCGGTATCGACATCGAGCTTCCTAAGTATAACTATTATGCTCAACCTTTGAAAGAACATGTCGAAAAGGGGCTGGTCTCGGAAGAACTGATTGACCAGGCCGTCTCAAGGGTACTGAGTCTTAAGTTCATGATGGGCCTTTTTGAAAATCCGTATGTTGATCCGAAAGGCATTACGAGGATTTTCGATACTTCAAACCATCGTGAGCTTGCTCTCGAAGCGGCACGGAAATCGCTCATTCTCCTGAAGAACGAGGGTAACATCCTCCCACTCAGCAAGGATATCAAAACCATCGCTGTAATAGGGCCTAACGCGGATAGTCAACGGAATCTCCTCGGGGACTATACTTACGCTGCCCATATTGGCATTATGGCGATGACAGCAAACGTGCTCGGTTCTCCTTTGCCAGAGGCAGACACCAAACCCGACCAGGTTACCGTTCCTGTAGGCACTATGTTGGAAGGAATTAAGTCAAGAGTCACTGCGAAGACCAAGGTCTTATATGCCAAGGGCTGTGAGGTAAGCGGTACTTCAAGGGACGGTTTTGAAGAAGCTATAAAAGCAGCACGACAGGCCGATGTGGCGGTGGTGGTAGTCGGAGGAAAATCTGGGCTGACCCCAGATTGTACCTGCGGCGAAATGAGAGACAGTGCTGAGCTGCGCCTTCCAGGTGTGCAAGATGACCTCGTGAGAACCATCTATGAGACGGGTACTCCTATCGTGCTCATTCTCGCAGACGGCAGACCGCTTGCCCTTGGATGGATTATAGAAAAGATACCAGCTATTATCGAAGCCTGGCTGCCTGGGGAAGAGGGCGGCAATGCGATTGCCGATGTCCTTTTTGGCGATTACAATCCAAGCGGCAAACTGCCGATATCGTTCCCCGAAAAAGTGGGGCAGGTTCCAGCCTATTATGGCCACAAGCCATCCGGCGCCAGGTCTCAACTCTGGGGAAATTATATTGACGCAAGCACCAGCCCCATTTTTGAATTTGGCTATGGCATGAGCTACACTACCTTCGAGTTCAGCAACCTCAGAATAGAGCCAAAGCAAGTATCACCAACTGGCGAAATCTCAATAAAGGTTGATGTCAAGAATACCGGAACCAGGGTCGGCGAAGAGGTAGTCCAACTCTACACCAACGACGTGGTCGCCAGCATTACCAGACCTGTCAAAGAACTGAAAGGTTTCAAACGAATCGCCCTTG